In Thermospira aquatica, the following proteins share a genomic window:
- a CDS encoding DUF4912 domain-containing protein: MTKTELQKKTKAELLELAKKQGVKVGASATKDEIITLLMGEKASQTETPKTKKSKKTTNAPKISETVAQPSQETLDPIMAGESKKFEIEDYRQKKAAVTLDLSDIYEIPESYNENRLTLLVQDPYWIHAYWDLTEDTKNKLRAEGLTLAIRLFYGEKQTLDIEVNMNAKNWYINVPMSNTTYRGELGYIQHGVFVSLTGSNHITVPRDKPAEKKTPTPKAGEEASPSLRSEETVKLERQEKLFERSGGYVIHKLVGSEVVSEWISAPSGLSSGQVSSGSGGMAVSQPPRKRKFWAELHTELIVYGATEPTAKVTLGGVPIQLTPEGTFSIRFYLKDGSHSVPFVATSEDGVDTIEITPFVNKYTTREERTNF, translated from the coding sequence TTATGGGGGAAAAAGCAAGCCAAACCGAAACTCCAAAGACAAAAAAATCCAAAAAAACCACGAATGCTCCAAAAATATCGGAAACCGTTGCTCAACCATCCCAGGAAACACTAGACCCTATCATGGCAGGAGAAAGCAAAAAATTTGAAATAGAAGATTATCGCCAGAAAAAAGCAGCAGTCACTTTAGATCTCAGCGATATCTACGAGATTCCCGAAAGCTACAACGAAAACCGTCTCACCCTCCTTGTCCAAGATCCTTATTGGATCCATGCTTATTGGGATTTGACCGAAGATACCAAAAACAAACTCCGTGCAGAGGGTCTCACACTTGCAATCCGTCTCTTCTATGGAGAAAAGCAAACTCTCGATATTGAAGTAAACATGAACGCAAAAAACTGGTACATCAATGTTCCCATGTCCAACACAACCTACCGGGGTGAATTGGGATACATCCAGCATGGGGTTTTTGTTTCCCTCACAGGTTCTAACCATATCACCGTTCCCAGAGACAAACCAGCAGAAAAGAAAACACCCACTCCTAAAGCAGGTGAAGAGGCTTCACCTTCTCTCCGTTCCGAGGAAACGGTGAAACTTGAGCGTCAGGAGAAACTCTTCGAGCGTTCGGGTGGGTATGTGATCCATAAGCTTGTTGGATCAGAGGTGGTCAGTGAGTGGATTTCCGCACCCTCGGGGCTCTCTTCTGGGCAGGTTTCATCAGGAAGCGGTGGCATGGCTGTTTCGCAACCTCCTCGCAAGCGAAAATTCTGGGCAGAGCTCCACACAGAACTTATTGTTTACGGTGCCACAGAACCTACGGCAAAAGTAACACTTGGTGGCGTTCCCATTCAACTCACACCCGAGGGGACATTCTCCATCAGGTTCTACCTCAAGGATGGTTCTCACTCTGTTCCGTTCGTCGCGACCTCCGAGGATGGTGTTGACACCATTGAGATTACACCTTTTGTGAACAAGTACACCACACGAGAAGAAAGAACCAATTTTTAA
- a CDS encoding YfcE family phosphodiesterase — protein sequence MTRLLVISDSHGKVDRIYDLVRKHIGEFDVLFHLGDKAYDMLPFLEDGYSVVLIKGNMETLASDVSLPVDWEHLAEYDGVKLLATHGHRYSVHSTLVFLKKHALHLGVSLVLFGHTHEQACFKEDGITYFNPGALQDGYYGIVHLDKSAITKTELLFLPDRW from the coding sequence GTGACTCGTTTACTCGTTATAAGTGATTCCCATGGGAAGGTGGATCGTATCTATGATCTTGTGCGAAAGCACATTGGAGAATTTGATGTCCTCTTTCACCTCGGGGATAAGGCTTACGATATGCTTCCTTTCCTCGAAGATGGGTATTCAGTTGTCCTTATCAAAGGCAATATGGAAACTCTTGCCTCCGATGTGTCTCTCCCTGTGGATTGGGAACATCTCGCGGAGTATGATGGGGTTAAACTCCTCGCTACTCACGGACACCGATACAGTGTACACTCTACGCTCGTGTTTCTTAAAAAACACGCTCTTCATCTTGGTGTGAGTTTGGTCTTGTTCGGGCATACGCATGAACAGGCCTGTTTTAAAGAGGATGGTATAACCTACTTTAACCCTGGCGCCCTCCAGGATGGATACTATGGCATCGTCCATCTTGATAAAAGTGCTATTACAAAAACTGAACTCTTATTTCTCCCCGATAGGTGGTAA
- the ybeY gene encoding rRNA maturation RNase YbeY, translating into MIEIRNEQEIFDNPLFMDRITLLMRKILSDHKAEKYSVSLLFCDNSTIEKLNSLYRGKNTPTDVLSFSLIEGETLEDFSQIALEGEDGEIYEMLGDVVISTEKAKTQALENNFSWEEEIANLVIHGTLHLLGYDHERGPEDEKIMFEKQDSYLEWFLSQYPEYQAKANESSLSESPSKT; encoded by the coding sequence ATGATAGAGATTCGAAACGAACAAGAGATTTTTGATAACCCACTTTTCATGGACCGTATCACCCTTCTCATGCGCAAAATCCTGAGTGACCATAAGGCGGAAAAGTATAGTGTTTCCCTTCTTTTTTGCGACAATTCCACTATTGAAAAACTCAACAGTCTTTACCGTGGAAAGAACACCCCTACTGATGTTCTTTCTTTCTCTCTTATTGAAGGTGAAACATTGGAAGATTTCTCTCAAATAGCTTTAGAGGGAGAAGATGGAGAAATCTATGAAATGTTAGGCGATGTTGTGATATCTACCGAAAAAGCTAAAACCCAGGCCCTAGAAAATAACTTTTCCTGGGAAGAAGAAATCGCCAATCTTGTCATCCACGGTACTCTCCACCTGTTGGGATATGATCACGAACGTGGACCAGAAGATGAAAAAATTATGTTTGAAAAACAGGACTCCTATCTTGAATGGTTTCTTAGTCAGTACCCCGAGTATCAGGCTAAGGCAAACGAATCATCACTATCTGAATCCCCATCCAAAACATAA
- a CDS encoding vWA domain-containing protein: protein MRFLHPWYLVGLVILPVYLYLKYGKNFWGKIGEGSVLVSDMRLFGKRVFWSGWYDWLLDGLVMVGLFFGIIALARPIGGQTTTQDNLYGIDIVLVIDVSETMLFVDEIPSFLVRRSLYGETVYEDPTGKLLEYNRLESAKKVIQSYIDKQSQNRLGVVLFGTYAYTLTPLTFDLDMVRRLVEGIQFRPENNRTAIGMGVATAINRLSSSRAKSKVIILLTDGMNNAGLVEPKTSARLAQERGIRIYTIGFGNPEAVLQPVDRSGRLYVLRSGETIDEALLSWMAESTGGKYYRAYDRQALEKIYDDIDRLEKSRITIQRKIFWRENFWPFAFIFWLSLMFWMGIQIVMIRLP, encoded by the coding sequence GTGAGGTTTCTTCATCCCTGGTATCTTGTTGGGCTTGTTATTCTTCCGGTATATCTTTATCTGAAGTACGGAAAAAATTTTTGGGGAAAGATAGGAGAGGGAAGTGTCCTTGTTTCAGATATGAGGCTTTTTGGGAAACGAGTTTTCTGGAGTGGTTGGTATGATTGGCTCCTTGATGGGCTTGTGATGGTGGGGCTTTTTTTCGGGATTATAGCACTTGCACGGCCCATAGGGGGACAGACAACAACACAGGATAATCTCTACGGGATTGATATTGTTCTTGTGATAGATGTGTCGGAGACGATGCTTTTTGTGGATGAGATACCGTCGTTTTTGGTGAGGCGATCTCTTTATGGCGAGACGGTGTACGAAGATCCTACGGGTAAATTGTTAGAATATAATCGTCTTGAGTCAGCGAAAAAGGTGATCCAGTCTTATATTGATAAACAATCCCAAAATCGTTTAGGTGTAGTACTTTTTGGAACCTACGCTTATACTCTGACACCACTTACTTTTGACCTTGATATGGTACGGCGCTTGGTGGAAGGTATCCAGTTTCGACCGGAAAACAATCGAACTGCCATCGGAATGGGAGTGGCAACGGCTATCAATCGGCTCTCATCCTCCAGAGCAAAGAGCAAGGTTATTATTCTCCTTACGGATGGGATGAACAATGCTGGGTTAGTCGAACCAAAAACCTCTGCTCGGCTGGCCCAGGAGAGGGGAATACGTATCTATACCATAGGTTTTGGGAATCCAGAGGCGGTCCTTCAGCCAGTGGATAGGTCTGGTCGTTTGTATGTGTTGCGTTCGGGTGAGACGATTGATGAGGCGCTGTTATCCTGGATGGCAGAAAGTACCGGAGGAAAATACTATCGCGCCTACGATAGGCAGGCGCTCGAAAAGATCTATGATGATATCGATCGTCTTGAAAAGTCCCGTATTACTATCCAGAGAAAGATCTTCTGGCGGGAAAATTTCTGGCCTTTTGCGTTTATATTCTGGCTGTCTCTTATGTTTTGGATGGGGATTCAGATAGTGATGATTCGTTTGCCTTAG
- a CDS encoding HDIG domain-containing metalloprotein, with the protein MKWDEPLSRKIMVFLLLGVWLVSAVFLTMSYWPFSLESYQINTPSPREMVSWYTFTYENIEARETLKKEIEKNAPFYYRVINGAKEKNKKQLAEWLAVAASYRDEKEFENYFREQNFLYTPRIREYILENRFLLARYENRLMFVLDYLQENYILVDRFFPGGAEVFYLSSDRETRILPVSSLLLVPLEKSWLLGVFQQLYGRGNGLLYEAMAEVLLYILRPTAELDANARDRMVIAKVEEKLPREIIRKGETILQEGEVITPEKKQRLHAYWDYQWKIFRYRFPAILIAMMIIFVLFIFRYYKYQEILWRKASFFMIGLIFYTLVHVFLWYAHVSARSFSLPIFLHIPFAVITLTLPILFQQQPVVFVLLINFSLYSVFYPLTDALTFANLLALALFALYTASQKRKSFQKRYDFFVIGMEIFVIQVIFAFLYAWHYQMNFSWYQWFVVGLFCLGNSLISALIAFGILPFFEYVFNIPTYFRLTELSSSSTSVLLSELKDKAPGTYMHSLRLGEMCEMAAEKIGADALLARVGAYYHDVGKLQTPEFFIENQEGENPHDEITPGLSTSVIKSHVKYGVELARQYRLPEEIIAFIEEHHGTTHISYFYTRAIRFYGEETINPADYQYPGPKPSTLETAILMLADGVEATARAYMEKPEVRFNLHTIEDIVDDIIEQRLTSGQLDNCPITLRQIRQIRDVFVEYLSALYHKRKDYHERKEKENVGSRRH; encoded by the coding sequence ATGAAATGGGATGAACCCTTATCACGCAAAATAATGGTTTTTCTTTTGTTAGGTGTTTGGTTAGTGAGTGCTGTCTTTCTGACAATGAGTTATTGGCCTTTTTCTCTGGAGAGTTATCAGATCAATACCCCTTCTCCTCGGGAGATGGTATCATGGTATACCTTTACCTACGAAAACATAGAGGCTCGGGAAACACTCAAAAAAGAAATAGAAAAAAATGCTCCTTTCTATTATCGGGTGATTAATGGTGCAAAAGAAAAAAATAAAAAGCAACTGGCTGAGTGGTTGGCGGTAGCAGCGAGTTATCGGGATGAGAAAGAATTTGAGAATTACTTTAGGGAACAGAACTTTTTGTATACCCCCCGGATTAGAGAGTATATTCTTGAGAATCGTTTTCTTCTTGCTCGTTACGAAAACCGATTGATGTTTGTTCTGGACTATTTGCAGGAGAATTATATTCTGGTTGATAGATTTTTCCCAGGTGGAGCCGAAGTATTTTATCTTTCCTCTGACAGAGAAACAAGGATATTGCCCGTTTCTTCTCTACTCCTTGTTCCTCTAGAGAAATCATGGCTTCTTGGGGTGTTTCAGCAACTGTACGGGAGGGGGAATGGGCTTTTGTATGAGGCTATGGCAGAGGTACTTTTGTATATTCTTCGACCAACCGCAGAGCTTGATGCAAATGCGCGGGATCGGATGGTCATAGCAAAAGTCGAGGAAAAGCTTCCTCGAGAAATTATTCGGAAAGGAGAAACTATTCTTCAGGAGGGGGAGGTTATTACTCCTGAAAAAAAACAACGATTACATGCCTACTGGGACTATCAGTGGAAAATTTTTCGTTACCGTTTTCCAGCTATTTTGATAGCGATGATGATTATTTTTGTGCTTTTCATCTTTCGTTATTATAAATATCAGGAAATTCTTTGGAGAAAGGCTTCTTTTTTCATGATTGGTTTAATATTTTATACCCTGGTGCATGTTTTCCTGTGGTATGCTCATGTCTCAGCAAGGAGTTTTTCTTTGCCTATTTTTCTCCATATTCCCTTTGCAGTGATAACATTGACGCTTCCAATTCTTTTTCAACAACAGCCGGTGGTTTTTGTGCTTCTTATTAATTTTAGTCTCTACTCGGTGTTTTATCCTCTAACTGATGCGCTTACTTTTGCAAATCTTCTGGCATTGGCACTTTTTGCCTTGTATACCGCTTCTCAAAAGAGAAAAAGCTTTCAGAAACGGTATGACTTCTTTGTGATAGGAATGGAGATTTTTGTTATCCAGGTAATTTTTGCTTTTCTTTATGCCTGGCACTATCAGATGAATTTTTCATGGTATCAGTGGTTTGTGGTTGGACTTTTTTGTCTGGGAAATAGCTTGATTTCTGCCCTGATAGCGTTTGGTATTCTGCCATTTTTTGAGTATGTATTTAATATTCCAACGTATTTTCGACTGACGGAGCTTTCTTCCTCTTCAACGAGTGTTTTGCTTTCAGAACTTAAAGATAAAGCCCCGGGAACCTACATGCATTCTCTCAGGTTGGGGGAAATGTGTGAGATGGCGGCGGAAAAGATTGGAGCGGACGCTCTTCTGGCTCGTGTGGGAGCGTATTATCATGATGTAGGGAAACTTCAAACCCCTGAGTTTTTTATTGAAAATCAGGAGGGAGAGAATCCTCATGATGAGATTACCCCGGGACTCTCCACCTCGGTGATAAAATCCCATGTGAAGTATGGGGTAGAGCTTGCAAGGCAATACCGTTTGCCAGAGGAAATTATTGCTTTTATTGAAGAACATCATGGTACTACCCATATATCGTATTTCTACACCCGAGCGATTCGTTTCTATGGGGAAGAAACCATCAATCCTGCTGATTATCAGTACCCTGGTCCAAAACCAAGTACTCTGGAAACGGCGATTCTGATGCTGGCTGATGGTGTTGAGGCAACGGCCCGTGCCTATATGGAAAAACCAGAGGTTCGGTTCAATCTGCATACTATTGAGGATATTGTTGATGATATTATTGAACAGAGGCTTACCTCCGGTCAGCTTGATAATTGTCCTATTACGCTTCGACAGATTCGACAGATTCGTGATGTTTTTGTAGAGTATCTTTCTGCATTGTATCATAAGAGAAAAGATTATCATGAACGCAAAGAAAAAGAAAATGTGGGCTCGAGGAGACATTAA
- a CDS encoding PhoH family protein: MRYEFPVPGDIHPVLALGVHDSNLRLMERLLEVKIHAKNDILIIEGTEESCTTASHVLKEVFQLARGNTPVSHGEIKFLIEQEGKIAHSASKLLAEGLVISKKAKKIKPRSIHQSQYIEVMHQRDLIFGVGPAGTGKTYLAMAVGLFYLFSGKVKKLILTRPVVEAGESLGFLPGTFEEKLHPYLRPLFDALEDILSPEEAERLSLSGEVEIAPLAYMRGRTLSQAFVILDEAQNATRMQMKMFLTRLGEGTKMVVTGDVTQIDLPSAQDSGLVEALHLLTNVPGIAVMYFDEGDIVRHPLVARILSRYEQRKI, translated from the coding sequence ATGAGGTATGAGTTTCCCGTACCGGGAGACATTCATCCTGTTCTTGCTCTTGGAGTCCATGATTCTAATCTTCGTTTGATGGAACGTCTTCTTGAGGTAAAAATTCATGCAAAAAATGATATATTGATTATCGAAGGGACAGAGGAGAGTTGTACAACAGCATCCCATGTTTTGAAAGAAGTGTTCCAGCTTGCTCGTGGTAACACACCAGTTTCTCATGGAGAGATCAAATTCCTCATAGAACAGGAGGGAAAGATAGCTCATTCAGCATCTAAGCTATTGGCAGAGGGCCTGGTTATTAGTAAAAAAGCGAAAAAGATAAAACCCAGAAGTATTCATCAAAGTCAGTACATTGAGGTGATGCATCAGCGTGATCTTATTTTTGGTGTTGGACCAGCTGGTACAGGGAAAACCTATCTTGCCATGGCAGTTGGTCTTTTTTATCTTTTTTCAGGCAAAGTAAAAAAACTTATTCTCACCCGACCGGTGGTAGAAGCTGGGGAGAGTTTGGGATTTTTACCCGGAACCTTTGAGGAAAAGCTCCATCCCTATCTGAGACCACTTTTTGATGCCCTGGAGGATATTCTCTCCCCTGAGGAGGCAGAACGACTTTCGTTGTCTGGAGAAGTGGAGATTGCTCCACTTGCATATATGCGGGGAAGAACACTCTCGCAGGCTTTTGTCATTCTCGATGAGGCACAGAATGCCACACGGATGCAGATGAAGATGTTTCTTACCCGTTTGGGGGAGGGTACAAAGATGGTGGTAACAGGAGATGTAACCCAGATAGATCTTCCATCAGCCCAGGATTCTGGACTTGTGGAGGCGCTTCATCTTTTAACGAACGTTCCAGGGATTGCGGTGATGTATTTTGATGAAGGGGATATTGTGCGTCACCCGTTAGTAGCCAGAATTCTTTCTCGCTATGAGCAGAGGAAAATATGA
- a CDS encoding RtcB family protein → MELSELQRVNEFERVLPRRDESHAAIRFFATQQQLSKFHPQVLRQVEVLSTLDGVKDAIVVFPHAVPSHAVPLGIVFASGVHDGIMMPGGINWDINLGVRTLTTNLIFPDVDKKMGLILKDIQRVVPVGSKATGRISLSKRDLLEIFSQGARWVQENKSPEFQDELEYIEDYGDLPVSNLTSVPEFLLEEERKQFGTIRHFLEFQIVSEVFDVEKARVYGLFKNQLLITYRAGSASLGRAVWWYYYRLFKEKMEHYGITPPHSSMVYLPAHVTEAQLFYQAVQCVSNYALANRQFIAAQVYHVLNVLLKDVEANTMYDSATNTIRKEIHALGSLPEEVYVYRKGSVRTQIRDEGDLSRSYHVVGNPALLWGGVGQPSYIVSGKDPLLEKSFGSLEVVQPTVPPSVVGDQEWLKNLKDQGIFLRSQNEILDWRFHPKNTESPRAAVDFWLRSSWVSRIAAVKPVGILLA, encoded by the coding sequence ATGGAACTTAGCGAACTTCAACGAGTTAATGAATTTGAAAGAGTTTTACCGCGCAGAGATGAAAGCCATGCAGCCATTCGTTTTTTTGCCACACAGCAGCAACTCTCAAAGTTTCATCCTCAAGTGTTGAGGCAAGTTGAAGTATTGTCTACACTTGACGGTGTAAAGGATGCCATAGTGGTCTTTCCACATGCTGTTCCTTCCCATGCAGTACCCTTGGGGATAGTTTTCGCCAGCGGAGTTCACGATGGGATAATGATGCCCGGTGGTATTAACTGGGATATCAATCTTGGTGTACGAACGCTTACAACAAACCTTATTTTCCCTGATGTTGATAAGAAGATGGGACTTATTCTCAAAGATATTCAACGTGTAGTACCTGTAGGAAGCAAGGCAACAGGGAGAATATCTCTCTCCAAAAGAGATCTCCTCGAAATCTTTAGTCAGGGAGCCCGTTGGGTACAAGAAAACAAGTCTCCCGAGTTTCAGGATGAACTAGAGTACATCGAAGACTATGGGGATCTTCCCGTGTCTAATCTTACGAGTGTGCCCGAGTTTCTTTTAGAAGAGGAACGCAAGCAATTTGGTACGATTAGGCATTTTCTCGAATTTCAGATTGTGAGTGAAGTTTTTGATGTAGAAAAAGCGCGAGTTTACGGTCTTTTCAAAAATCAGCTTCTCATTACTTATAGAGCAGGATCTGCGAGTTTAGGGCGTGCGGTGTGGTGGTATTATTATCGTCTCTTTAAAGAAAAAATGGAACATTATGGGATCACTCCACCACATTCCTCGATGGTCTATTTGCCCGCACATGTTACTGAGGCTCAGTTGTTTTATCAAGCTGTACAATGTGTTTCCAATTACGCTCTGGCTAATCGACAATTTATTGCGGCACAGGTCTACCATGTTCTCAATGTTTTGCTCAAAGATGTGGAGGCAAACACGATGTATGATAGTGCGACAAATACGATCCGCAAGGAGATTCATGCCCTTGGTTCACTTCCCGAGGAGGTTTATGTCTATCGCAAGGGAAGCGTGCGTACCCAGATTCGGGATGAAGGGGATCTTTCTCGATCCTACCATGTGGTAGGCAATCCTGCCCTTCTCTGGGGTGGTGTGGGTCAACCTTCGTATATCGTTTCTGGTAAAGATCCTCTTCTTGAAAAAAGTTTTGGATCACTTGAGGTTGTGCAACCAACAGTTCCTCCTTCTGTGGTTGGAGATCAAGAATGGCTTAAAAACCTCAAAGATCAAGGAATCTTTCTTCGTTCTCAAAATGAGATCCTAGACTGGCGTTTTCACCCTAAAAACACTGAATCACCAAGAGCAGCGGTTGATTTCTGGCTGAGAAGTAGCTGGGTTAGCCGCATAGCAGCTGTAAAACCTGTAGGGATTTTGCTGGCGTGA
- a CDS encoding IS1595 family transposase: MEKDFFTLSENEAYQILEKALWPEGPICPRCKAKAHLLSCRLVYQCTKCGRQFSLKSQSIMRKSHLSPKIWLSAMFLVCQDGGINAVKLSQLLHISYKASWLLLQKLRSLMRLTTRHHTKSLQKLVKTFFFLSGIKRRQRKNFSPMQVVEIDADDTPSKLHIHLVDDVSSDWLSDFFGKLFRHTPVEKRTPWLSHLNDGLKNLLEDVYHYGCRKHMQRYLDEFCFRFNIEGASQRFEELLKRLGKRRQLLPWKKLVTEGLILPIHA; the protein is encoded by the coding sequence ATGGAAAAGGATTTTTTCACACTCTCAGAAAACGAGGCCTACCAGATTCTCGAAAAAGCCCTCTGGCCAGAGGGACCTATTTGCCCAAGGTGTAAGGCAAAGGCTCACCTTCTCTCGTGCCGGCTCGTGTATCAGTGTACCAAATGCGGGAGACAATTCTCCTTAAAAAGCCAGTCCATCATGCGAAAAAGTCACCTCTCGCCAAAAATCTGGCTTTCTGCCATGTTTCTTGTCTGCCAGGATGGGGGGATAAATGCGGTGAAGCTTTCACAACTTCTTCACATTAGCTACAAGGCAAGCTGGCTTCTTCTTCAGAAGCTACGAAGCCTTATGCGGCTTACCACTCGCCATCACACCAAATCCCTCCAGAAACTTGTAAAAACCTTTTTCTTTCTCTCTGGCATCAAACGCCGCCAAAGAAAAAACTTTTCTCCCATGCAGGTTGTCGAAATTGATGCGGATGATACCCCTTCTAAACTTCACATTCATCTTGTGGATGATGTGAGTAGCGATTGGCTTTCAGACTTTTTTGGCAAGCTTTTCCGCCACACGCCCGTAGAAAAAAGAACGCCGTGGCTTTCCCACCTTAACGATGGGTTGAAAAACCTTCTTGAAGACGTCTATCACTATGGTTGTCGAAAGCACATGCAGCGCTATCTTGATGAGTTTTGTTTTCGGTTTAATATCGAGGGGGCTTCTCAAAGGTTTGAAGAGCTTCTTAAAAGGCTTGGTAAACGTCGCCAGCTCCTCCCGTGGAAAAAGCTTGTTACCGAAGGGCTTATTCTTCCCATCCACGCGTAG
- a CDS encoding response regulator has product MRILIIDDDAAILDDIRAALLPGGYDVITESNPVEALARFEQEPFDVVISDIRMPEMSGIDVLKKVRESHPKLPVIIMTAYGDVETAIACINNHAYGFLPKPLDFNELLDMIHRIEEENRGETPIDYQKLKEAYKELEKAYQNLSKMVDNIN; this is encoded by the coding sequence ATGCGTATTCTTATAATCGATGACGATGCAGCTATTCTCGATGACATACGTGCGGCACTTCTTCCAGGTGGCTATGATGTCATTACCGAGTCCAATCCTGTAGAAGCTCTCGCTCGTTTTGAGCAGGAACCATTTGATGTTGTCATAAGTGATATTCGAATGCCAGAAATGAGCGGCATCGATGTTCTTAAAAAAGTGCGAGAGAGTCACCCTAAACTTCCCGTCATTATCATGACCGCGTACGGTGATGTCGAAACCGCCATCGCCTGTATCAACAACCACGCTTACGGATTTCTTCCCAAACCTCTTGATTTTAACGAACTCTTAGACATGATTCACCGCATCGAAGAAGAAAACCGTGGCGAAACTCCTATCGACTACCAAAAGCTCAAAGAAGCCTACAAAGAACTTGAAAAAGCCTACCAAAACCTCTCCAAAATGGTTGACAATATAAATTAA